In Sphaeramia orbicularis chromosome 14, fSphaOr1.1, whole genome shotgun sequence, the following are encoded in one genomic region:
- the LOC115432896 gene encoding SLAIN motif-containing protein-like isoform X3, whose protein sequence is MQLQNQLQRDWNGYFYNQPSGEVDSNHHLFHELNCSSVQMDGNSDPYCSIRMDNETPKAKSCSSRSFIMDARIRLDSLMSGRSSPVSCCATSGTMYNYDYSTDSWDIGLMEEQFALDLVELLDLEDDVQDEESWLYESPKKHVFVERSESAVSWCRHVLDKRSPEMEAACRQLMNRLDSRTSCHYYRRPAVFHQSRNTSVDSCIDKTSVNTTSSSNSFDFHDLSMSSDSTSYRLDDLTDVHIMARLQEASLRQDSPVLPRSPDSRLALPSYFNTTVINTGVDDTSPGNQTRPSSSPCWWSGRSSLNSSPCSSPTLKPRQSCQSPKLARLHQQVTQFKLLKLTQGQGPGRTGSPLKTSLRSLQAVRNSRSLDADDCSFTNQITPPPSGVSCVRTGSSSRPWSHSAAHMNSGRLLDSVRDISVRSAAVKRLQRSQSVSPCRIPNPSKGHFSAQGRVFASPERSTRLAWL, encoded by the exons ATGCAGCTCCAAAACCAACTGCAAAGAGACTGGAATGGTTATTTTTACAACCAGCCATCAGGAGAGGTTGACTCAAATCATCATCTCTTCCATGAGTTGAATTGCAGTTCTGTGCAGATGGACGGGAATTCAGATCCATACTGCAGCATCCGGATGGACAACGAAACACCGAAAGCAAAAAGCTGCAGCAGTCGGTCTTTTATCATGGATGCAAGGATAAGGCTAGACAGTCTGATGTCTGGGCGCAGTTCACCTGTGTCCTGTTGTGCCACGAGTGGAACAATGTACAACTATGACTACTCAACAGACAGTTGGGACATTGGTTTAATGGAGGAACAGTTTGCTTTGGATTTGGTAGAGCTCCTTGATTTAGAGGACGATGTGCAAGATGAAGAGAGCTG GTTATATGAGTCtccaaagaagcatgtatttgtGGAGAGAAGTGAATCTGCTGTGAGCTGGTGCAGACACGTCCTGGATAAACGCAGTCCTGAGATGGAGGCAGCGTGTCGCCAACTAATGAACAGATTGGATTCAA GAACCAGCTGTCACTACTACAGACGTCCTGCAGTTTTCCATCAAAGCCGTAACACTTCAGTGGACTCATGTATAGACAAAACTTCAGTCAACACAACCAGCAGTTCCAACAGCTTTG aTTTCCATGATCTGAGCATGTCATCAGACTCAACCAGCTACAGACTGGACGACCTCACAGATGTTCACATCATGGCCCGATTACAGGAAGCCA gtttaCGACAGGACTCGCCTGTTCTACCCAGAAGTCCTGACTCACGGCTGGCACTTCCTTCTTACTTTAACACCACTGTTATAAATACTGGTGTTGATGACACCAGCCCAGGAAATCAAACACGGCCTTCATCTTCCCCTTGCTGGTGGTCCGGTCGCTCATCGCTCAACTCTTCTCCTTGTTCATCTCCAACACTGAAACCAAGGCAGAGCTGCCAAAGTCCAAAACTGGCCAGACTTCACCAGCAAGTCACCCAGTTTAAGCTGCTCAAACTCACCCAGGGTCAAG GACCAGGGAGGACCGGGTCACCTCTGAAGACCAGCCTCCGCTCCCTGCAGGCCGTGAGGAACAGCCGAAGTTTGGACGCTGATGACTGCAGCTTTACAAACCAGATCACTCCTCCTCCATCAG GTGTATCATGTGTCAGAACAGGGTCAAGTTCCAGGCCTTGGTCTCATTCTGCTGCACACATGAACTCCGGCCGTTTGCTGGACTCTGTGAGAGACATCTCAGTCCGATCGGCAGCTGTGAAGAGGCTGCAGAGGTCTCAGTCGGTCAGCCCCTGCAGGATCCCTAACCCCTCAAAAGGACACTTCTCTGCTCAGGGCCGAGTCTTTGCATCACCTGAGAGGTCAACCAGACTGGCCTGG CTCTAG
- the LOC115432896 gene encoding SLAIN motif-containing protein-like isoform X2, whose amino-acid sequence MQLQNQLQRDWNGYFYNQPSGEVDSNHHLFHELNCSSVQMDGNSDPYCSIRMDNETPKAKSCSSRSFIMDARIRLDSLMSGRSSPVSCCATSGTMYNYDYSTDSWDIGLMEEQFALDLVELLDLEDDVQDEESWLYESPKKHVFVERSESAVSWCRHVLDKRSPEMEAACRQLMNRLDSRTSCHYYRRPAVFHQSRNTSVDSCIDKTSVNTTSSSNSFDFHDLSMSSDSTSYRLDDLTDVHIMARLQEASLRQDSPVLPRSPDSRLALPSYFNTTVINTGVDDTSPGNQTRPSSSPCWWSGRSSLNSSPCSSPTLKPRQSCQSPKLARLHQQVTQFKLLKLTQGQGPGRTGSPLKTSLRSLQAVRNSRSLDADDCSFTNQITPPPPGVSCVRTGSSSRPWSHSAAHMNSGRLLDSVRDISVRSAAVKRLQRSQSVSPCRIPNPSKGHFSAQGRVFASPERSTRLAWVRNTTYSQR is encoded by the exons ATGCAGCTCCAAAACCAACTGCAAAGAGACTGGAATGGTTATTTTTACAACCAGCCATCAGGAGAGGTTGACTCAAATCATCATCTCTTCCATGAGTTGAATTGCAGTTCTGTGCAGATGGACGGGAATTCAGATCCATACTGCAGCATCCGGATGGACAACGAAACACCGAAAGCAAAAAGCTGCAGCAGTCGGTCTTTTATCATGGATGCAAGGATAAGGCTAGACAGTCTGATGTCTGGGCGCAGTTCACCTGTGTCCTGTTGTGCCACGAGTGGAACAATGTACAACTATGACTACTCAACAGACAGTTGGGACATTGGTTTAATGGAGGAACAGTTTGCTTTGGATTTGGTAGAGCTCCTTGATTTAGAGGACGATGTGCAAGATGAAGAGAGCTG GTTATATGAGTCtccaaagaagcatgtatttgtGGAGAGAAGTGAATCTGCTGTGAGCTGGTGCAGACACGTCCTGGATAAACGCAGTCCTGAGATGGAGGCAGCGTGTCGCCAACTAATGAACAGATTGGATTCAA GAACCAGCTGTCACTACTACAGACGTCCTGCAGTTTTCCATCAAAGCCGTAACACTTCAGTGGACTCATGTATAGACAAAACTTCAGTCAACACAACCAGCAGTTCCAACAGCTTTG aTTTCCATGATCTGAGCATGTCATCAGACTCAACCAGCTACAGACTGGACGACCTCACAGATGTTCACATCATGGCCCGATTACAGGAAGCCA gtttaCGACAGGACTCGCCTGTTCTACCCAGAAGTCCTGACTCACGGCTGGCACTTCCTTCTTACTTTAACACCACTGTTATAAATACTGGTGTTGATGACACCAGCCCAGGAAATCAAACACGGCCTTCATCTTCCCCTTGCTGGTGGTCCGGTCGCTCATCGCTCAACTCTTCTCCTTGTTCATCTCCAACACTGAAACCAAGGCAGAGCTGCCAAAGTCCAAAACTGGCCAGACTTCACCAGCAAGTCACCCAGTTTAAGCTGCTCAAACTCACCCAGGGTCAAG GACCAGGGAGGACCGGGTCACCTCTGAAGACCAGCCTCCGCTCCCTGCAGGCCGTGAGGAACAGCCGAAGTTTGGACGCTGATGACTGCAGCTTTACAAACCAGATCACTCCTCCTCC TCCAGGTGTATCATGTGTCAGAACAGGGTCAAGTTCCAGGCCTTGGTCTCATTCTGCTGCACACATGAACTCCGGCCGTTTGCTGGACTCTGTGAGAGACATCTCAGTCCGATCGGCAGCTGTGAAGAGGCTGCAGAGGTCTCAGTCGGTCAGCCCCTGCAGGATCCCTAACCCCTCAAAAGGACACTTCTCTGCTCAGGGCCGAGTCTTTGCATCACCTGAGAGGTCAACCAGACTGGCCTGGGTCAGAAACACAACATACTCTCAAAGATGA
- the LOC115432896 gene encoding SLAIN motif-containing protein-like isoform X1 encodes MQLQNQLQRDWNGYFYNQPSGEVDSNHHLFHELNCSSVQMDGNSDPYCSIRMDNETPKAKSCSSRSFIMDARIRLDSLMSGRSSPVSCCATSGTMYNYDYSTDSWDIGLMEEQFALDLVELLDLEDDVQDEESWLYESPKKHVFVERSESAVSWCRHVLDKRSPEMEAACRQLMNRLDSRTSCHYYRRPAVFHQSRNTSVDSCIDKTSVNTTSSSNSFDFHDLSMSSDSTSYRLDDLTDVHIMARLQEASLRQDSPVLPRSPDSRLALPSYFNTTVINTGVDDTSPGNQTRPSSSPCWWSGRSSLNSSPCSSPTLKPRQSCQSPKLARLHQQVTQFKLLKLTQGQGPGRTGSPLKTSLRSLQAVRNSRSLDADDCSFTNQITPPPSGVSCVRTGSSSRPWSHSAAHMNSGRLLDSVRDISVRSAAVKRLQRSQSVSPCRIPNPSKGHFSAQGRVFASPERSTRLAWVRNTTYSQR; translated from the exons ATGCAGCTCCAAAACCAACTGCAAAGAGACTGGAATGGTTATTTTTACAACCAGCCATCAGGAGAGGTTGACTCAAATCATCATCTCTTCCATGAGTTGAATTGCAGTTCTGTGCAGATGGACGGGAATTCAGATCCATACTGCAGCATCCGGATGGACAACGAAACACCGAAAGCAAAAAGCTGCAGCAGTCGGTCTTTTATCATGGATGCAAGGATAAGGCTAGACAGTCTGATGTCTGGGCGCAGTTCACCTGTGTCCTGTTGTGCCACGAGTGGAACAATGTACAACTATGACTACTCAACAGACAGTTGGGACATTGGTTTAATGGAGGAACAGTTTGCTTTGGATTTGGTAGAGCTCCTTGATTTAGAGGACGATGTGCAAGATGAAGAGAGCTG GTTATATGAGTCtccaaagaagcatgtatttgtGGAGAGAAGTGAATCTGCTGTGAGCTGGTGCAGACACGTCCTGGATAAACGCAGTCCTGAGATGGAGGCAGCGTGTCGCCAACTAATGAACAGATTGGATTCAA GAACCAGCTGTCACTACTACAGACGTCCTGCAGTTTTCCATCAAAGCCGTAACACTTCAGTGGACTCATGTATAGACAAAACTTCAGTCAACACAACCAGCAGTTCCAACAGCTTTG aTTTCCATGATCTGAGCATGTCATCAGACTCAACCAGCTACAGACTGGACGACCTCACAGATGTTCACATCATGGCCCGATTACAGGAAGCCA gtttaCGACAGGACTCGCCTGTTCTACCCAGAAGTCCTGACTCACGGCTGGCACTTCCTTCTTACTTTAACACCACTGTTATAAATACTGGTGTTGATGACACCAGCCCAGGAAATCAAACACGGCCTTCATCTTCCCCTTGCTGGTGGTCCGGTCGCTCATCGCTCAACTCTTCTCCTTGTTCATCTCCAACACTGAAACCAAGGCAGAGCTGCCAAAGTCCAAAACTGGCCAGACTTCACCAGCAAGTCACCCAGTTTAAGCTGCTCAAACTCACCCAGGGTCAAG GACCAGGGAGGACCGGGTCACCTCTGAAGACCAGCCTCCGCTCCCTGCAGGCCGTGAGGAACAGCCGAAGTTTGGACGCTGATGACTGCAGCTTTACAAACCAGATCACTCCTCCTCCATCAG GTGTATCATGTGTCAGAACAGGGTCAAGTTCCAGGCCTTGGTCTCATTCTGCTGCACACATGAACTCCGGCCGTTTGCTGGACTCTGTGAGAGACATCTCAGTCCGATCGGCAGCTGTGAAGAGGCTGCAGAGGTCTCAGTCGGTCAGCCCCTGCAGGATCCCTAACCCCTCAAAAGGACACTTCTCTGCTCAGGGCCGAGTCTTTGCATCACCTGAGAGGTCAACCAGACTGGCCTGGGTCAGAAACACAACATACTCTCAAAGATGA